Proteins from a genomic interval of Sugiyamaella lignohabitans strain CBS 10342 chromosome C, complete sequence:
- the ACT1 gene encoding actin (Actin; structural protein involved in cell polarization, endocytosis, and other cytoskeletal functions; GO_component: GO:0031011 - Ino80 complex [Evidence IPI] [PMID 10952318]; GO_component: GO:0031011 - Ino80 complex [Evidence IPI] [PMID 24034245]; GO_component: GO:0035267 - NuA4 histone acetyltransferase complex [Evidence IDA] [PMID 10911987]; GO_component: GO:0035267 - NuA4 histone acetyltransferase complex [Evidence IPI] [PMID 15485911]; GO_component: GO:0000812 - Swr1 complex [Evidence IDA] [PMID 14645854]; GO_component: GO:0000812 - Swr1 complex [Evidence IDA] [PMID 14690608]; GO_component: GO:0000812 - Swr1 complex [Evidence IDA] [PMID 16299513]; GO_component: GO:0030479 - actin cortical patch [Evidence IDA] [PMID 3967297]; GO_component: GO:0030479 - actin cortical patch [Evidence IDA] [PMID 6365930]; GO_component: GO:0030479 - actin cortical patch [Evidence IDA] [PMID 8163554]; GO_component: GO:0005884 - actin filament [Evidence IDA] [PMID 6217414]; GO_component: GO:0032432 - actin filament bundle [Evidence IDA] [PMID 3967297]; GO_component: GO:0032432 - actin filament bundle [Evidence IDA] [PMID 6365930]; GO_component: GO:0032432 - actin filament bundle [Evidence IDA] [PMID 8163554]; GO_component: GO:0000142 - cellular bud neck contractile ring [Evidence IDA] [PMID 3967297]; GO_component: GO:0000142 - cellular bud neck contractile ring [Evidence IDA] [PMID 8163554]; GO_component: GO:0005737 - cytoplasm [Evidence IEA]; GO_component: GO:0005856 - cytoskeleton [Evidence IEA,IEA]; GO_function: GO:0005524 - ATP binding [Evidence IEA]; GO_function: GO:0004402 - histone acetyltransferase activity [Evidence IDA] [PMID 10911987]; GO_function: GO:0000166 - nucleotide binding [Evidence IEA]; GO_function: GO:0005200 - structural constituent of cytoskeleton [Evidence IDA] [PMID 6217414]; GO_process: GO:0006281 - DNA repair [Evidence IDA] [PMID 16135807]; GO_process: GO:0000916 - actomyosin contractile ring contraction [Evidence IDA,IMP] [PMID 9732290]; GO_process: GO:0030476 - ascospore wall assembly [Evidence IDA] [PMID 17118118]; GO_process: GO:0007119 - budding cell isotropic bud growth [Evidence TAS] [PMID 10652251]; GO_process: GO:0034599 - cellular response to oxidative stress [Evidence IGI] [PMID 17287397]; GO_process: GO:0001300 - chronological cell aging [Evidence IMP] [PMID 15024029]; GO_process: GO:0006897 - endocytosis [Evidence IMP] [PMID 8590801]; GO_process: GO:0030010 - establishment of cell polarity [Evidence IGI] [PMID 9864365]; GO_process: GO:0000132 - establishment of mitotic spindle orientation [Evidence TAS] [PMID 10652251]; GO_process: GO:0006887 - exocytosis [Evidence TAS] [PMID 10652251]; GO_process: GO:0031505 - fungal-type cell wall organization [Evidence TAS] [PMID 10652251]; GO_process: GO:0016573 - histone acetylation [Evidence IDA] [PMID 10911987]; GO_process: GO:0000001 - mitochondrion inheritance [Evidence TAS] [PMID 10652251]; GO_process: GO:0009306 - protein secretion [Evidence IGI,IMP] [PMID 10793147]; GO_process: GO:0000011 - vacuole inheritance [Evidence IGI,IMP] [PMID 8978821]; GO_process: GO:0030050 - vesicle transport along actin filament [Evidence TAS] [PMID 10652251]), with product MTRVKPPQADDVTSIVIENGSTWTRVGYSGDVTPKHYIPTVYAKDADGKHYYGEEVDVPRPNTDIFSPMHDGCVQDWDAMSSFWKWIYSDKLFIEPNELPLVTVEPSWNSLANKQKALEVAFEDLQVPVFSLVKAPIATAYESARPTSLIIDIGSAVASVTPVIDGSLVPKTVFHSRFAGDFVNLHILTYLQTKNITITPSYLVRKKSVLDPGQPVSTPDLYEYPDIKPSFHAYQTSKVLHAFKETTSQVSNVPFTSASPFARIGRPFEFPDGFNMIFGPERLTTAEPLLKPTQFPLPQVNLPENSVGSAPGNTIMHGLGDLLYLSLSKLDITPEVLITLLNNIIICGGTSLISGLTDRIKEEILHMFPTYAPRFYIPEQESHRKNVVWTGASVLAGLGTFDQTWITKQEYDEFGAELAEKRFK from the coding sequence ATGACTCGAGTGAAACCGCCTCAGGCGGATGATGTGACGTCAATTGTGATTGAAAACGGATCCACTTGGACCCGTGTGGGATATTCAGGTGATGTGACGCCCAAACACTATATTCCCACTGTTTACGCCAAGGATGCTGACGGCAAGCACTACTACGGGGAGGAAGTCGATGTTCCAAGGCCGAATACTGATATATTTTCTCCGATGCACGATGGATGTGTGCAGGATTGGGATGCCATGTCGAGCTTCTGGAAGTGGATCTATTCtgataaattatttattgagcCTAACGAGCTGCCTCTTGTAACGGTCGAGCCTTCGTGGAACTCGTTAGCGAACAAGCAAAAAGCTTTAGAAGTGGCTTTTGAGGACCTTCAAGTACCAGTATTCTCGCTAGTCAAAGCTCCTATTGCTACTGCCTATGAATCAGCCCGTCCCACTTCGCTGATTATCGATATTGGCAGTGCTGTGGCCAGTGTTACACCAGTCATTGATGGCTCATTAGTGCCTAAAACAGTGTTCCATTCACGATTTGCCGGCGATTTCGTCAATCTTCACATTCTGACATACTTACAAACGAAAAATATCACTATCACTCCTTCATATTTGGTCAGAAAGAAGTCGGTATTAGACCCTGGCCAGCCAGTCTCGACTCCTGATCTCTACGAGTACCCCGATATCAAACCGTCTTTCCACGCTTATCAAACATCCAAGGTCTTACACGCGTTTAAAGAGACCACATCACAAGTGTCGAACGTGCCATTCACAAGTGCTTCACCATTTGCCCGTATCGGACGACCTTTTGAGTTCCCCGACGGGTTTAATATGATCTTCGGACCTGAACGTCTGACTACAGCTGAACCATTGTTAAAACCCACACAGTTTCCACTTCCACAAGTGAATCTGCCTGAAAACTCTGTTGGAAGTGCACCTGGCAACACGATCATGCACGGACTCGGCGACCTGCTGTACCTCAGTCTGTCGAAGCTGGACATCACTCCCGAGGTGCTCATTACCCTTCtcaataatatcattaTCTGTGGAGGTACCTCGCTGATTTCCGGCCTCACTGACCGtatcaaagaagaaatcctGCACATGTTCCCTACCTACGCACCCCGATTCTACATTCCCGAGCAGGAGTCGCACCGTAAAAACGTCGTCTGGACTGGAGCTTCAGTCCTGGCCGGACTCGGCACCTTTGACCAGACCTGGATCACTAAACAGGAGTACGACGAGTTCGGTGCTGAGCTCGCTGAAAAACGATTTAAATAG
- the PRT1 gene encoding Prt1p (eIF3b subunit of the eukaryotic translation initiation factor 3 (eIF3); subunit of the core complex of eIF3; essential for translation; part of a subcomplex (Prt1p-Rpg1p-Nip1p) that stimulates binding of mRNA and tRNA(i)Met to ribosomes; GO_component: GO:0005737 - cytoplasm [Evidence IEA,IEA,IEA]; GO_component: GO:0005737 - cytoplasm [Evidence IPI] [PMID 9722586]; GO_component: GO:0010494 - cytoplasmic stress granule [Evidence IDA] [PMID 19470581]; GO_component: GO:0016282 - eukaryotic 43S preinitiation complex [Evidence IEA]; GO_component: GO:0033290 - eukaryotic 48S preinitiation complex [Evidence IEA]; GO_component: GO:0033290 - eukaryotic 48S preinitiation complex [Evidence IDA] [PMID 17242201]; GO_component: GO:0005852 - eukaryotic translation initiation factor 3 complex [Evidence IEA,IEA]; GO_component: GO:0005852 - eukaryotic translation initiation factor 3 complex [Evidence IDA,IPI] [PMID 9660829]; GO_component: GO:0005852 - eukaryotic translation initiation factor 3 complex [Evidence IDA,IPI] [PMID 9671501]; GO_component: GO:0043614 - multi-eIF complex [Evidence IDA] [PMID 11018020]; GO_component: GO:0043614 - multi-eIF complex [Evidence IDA] [PMID 15838098]; GO_function: GO:0003723 - RNA binding [Evidence IEA,IEA,IEA]; GO_function: GO:0003676 - nucleic acid binding [Evidence IEA]; GO_function: GO:0000166 - nucleotide binding [Evidence IEA]; GO_function: GO:0003743 - translation initiation factor activity [Evidence IEA,IEA,IEA]; GO_function: GO:0003743 - translation initiation factor activity [Evidence IDA,IPI,ISS] [PMID 7876188]; GO_function: GO:0003743 - translation initiation factor activity [Evidence IDA] [PMID 9671501]; GO_function: GO:0031369 - translation initiation factor binding [Evidence IEA]; GO_process: GO:0001731 - formation of translation preinitiation complex [Evidence IEA]; GO_process: GO:0006446 - regulation of translational initiation [Evidence IEA]; GO_process: GO:0006412 - translation [Evidence IEA]; GO_process: GO:0006413 - translational initiation [Evidence IEA,IEA,IEA]; GO_process: GO:0006413 - translational initiation [Evidence IMP] [PMID 3029094]; GO_process: GO:0006413 - translational initiation [Evidence IDA] [PMID 9671501]), which yields MPEATKNDHPHNEEEELDIDFSDLEAKYATNPDDGLETFVVVDGAPIVPAAKVEVLTKVLLKLFRSVGNIKAEDGFFMPMDEATGKSKGYVFIEYETPQQAQEAVKTYHQKKLDQRHTLLVNKLGDVERYGFAGNVASEYVEPTIEPFKPQEHLKSWLTDSQGRDQMVLHRGDNVGVFYNRKSQTPEQVVDRQHWTEKYVRWSPKGTYLVSIHRQGVALWGGDSWNRLGRFAHNDVRLIDFSPNEKYLISLSMEPISIPPPDSPARAACPFKEQDEGNHVVVWDVKTMLPLRSFPLLPGEGPSAASKNGPPAPEKKIVWPMFKWSSNSKYFARVIPDEALAIYEAPSMGLLDKKSIKIPGIVDFEFAPAPVKLEGHKATAATEDGGVAAGEQILCYWTPEMNNQTARVSIMDVGTRKVIRSRNLFNVSGCRLHWQDQGKYLCVKVDRHTKTKKSTFTNLEFFRLCDKDIPVEVLELKETVINFQWEPKSDRFVLISFLDQGPLATAPVANRNTVAFYAFERSKGSQGTWKPIKVQDKKATNSIYWSPKGRFVIAGTVRPSSACEFEFWDFDHEGDVKAAGAEDLPANLVNIGSCEHYGMTDLEWDPSGRFVVTSSSFWRHAIENGYKMWDFRGSLVREEAIEKFKSFLWRPRPASILPKEKRKQVNKNLKSYSRRFDEEDAMEESEASRQLILKRREALAEWREWRAEMEAHLHELGLTPESDLIAAADGDDDEVIEEIREEILEEKEEEIE from the coding sequence ATGCCTGAAGCTACCAAGAACGACCACCCTCACAatgaggaggaggaattAGACATTGACTTTTCCGATTTAGAGGCCAAGTATGCCACTAATCCCGATGATGGTTTAGAGACctttgttgttgttgacggAGCTCCTATTGTTCCAGCAGCCAAAGTCGAGGTTTTGACCAAGGTTCTGTTGAAACTGTTCCGTTCTGTCGGAAATATCAAGGCTGAAGATGGTTTCTTCATGCCCATGGACGAGGCCACTGGAAAGTCTAAGGGTTACGTGTTTATTGAGTACGAGACTCCTCAACAGGCTCAAGAAGCTGTTAAAACCTATCACCAAAAGAAATTAGATCAAAGACACACTTTGTTGGTCAACAAGCTGGGAGATGTCGAGAGATATGGATTTGCCGGCAACGTGGCTTCTGAATATGTCGAGCCTACTATCGAACCTTTCAAGCCTCAAGAGCATTTGAAGAGCTGGTTGACTGATTCTCAAGGTAGAGATCAAATGGTTCTTCACAGAGGTGATAATGTTGGCGTGTTCTATAACAGAAAGAGTCAAACCCCTGAACAGGTGGTTGACCGTCAACACTGGACTGAAAAGTATGTTCGTTGGTCGCCCAAGGGTACCTACCTTGTTTCTATCCATCGTCAAGGTGTTGCTCTTTGGGGAGGAGACAGTTGGAACCGTTTAGGACGATTTGCTCATAATGACGTTCGTTTGATTGACTTTTCTCCTAATGAAAAGTATCTTATTTCTCTTTCCATGGAACCCATTTCCATTCCTCCTCCCGATTCCCCAGCTCGTGCTGCTTGTCCATTCAAGGAACAAGATGAAGGTAAccatgttgttgtttgGGATGTTAAGACTATGTTGCCATTAAGAAGTTTCCCTCTGTTGCCCGGTGAGGGtccttctgctgctagtaaGAACGGCCCCCCTGCTCCTGAAAAGAAGATTGTTTGGCCCATGTTCAAATGGTCTTCTAACAGCAAGTACTTTGCTAGAGTTATTCCTGATGAGGCCCTGGCTATTTACGAGGCTCCTTCTATGGGTTTGTTGGATAAGAAGTCGATCAAGATTCCAGGAATTGTCGACTTTGAGTTCGCTCCTGCCCCTGTTAAATTAGAGGGTCATAAggccactgctgccactgaaGACGGtggagttgctgctggtgaacAAATTCTCTGTTACTGGACTCCTGAAATGAACAACCAGACTGCCCGTGTCAGTATAATGGATGTTGGTACTAGAAAGGttatcagaagcagaaactTGTTCAATGTCAGCGGATGTCGTCTGCACTGGCAAGATCAAGGTAAATACTTGTGTGTCAAGGTCGACAGACAcaccaagaccaagaagTCCACATTCACCAACTTGGAGTTCTTCAGACTATGTGACAAGGACATTCCTGTCGAGGTGCTCGAATTAAAAGAAACCGTCATCAACTTCCAATGGGAACCTAAGAGCGATAGATTTGTGCTCATTTCGTTCCTTGATCAAGGTCCTCTGGCCACAGCTCCTGTCGCTAACCGTAATACTGTTGCATTCTACGCGTTTGAGCGATCCAAGGGTTCGCAAGGTACCTGGAAGCCTATTAAGGTGCAAGACAAGAAGGCCACCAACTCGATTTACTGGTCTCCCAAGGGTAGATTTGTGATTGCCGGAACTGTTAGACCTTCTTCTGCCTGTGAGTTTGAATTCTGGGATTTCGACCACGAGGGTGATGTcaaggctgctggtgccgagGACTTGCCTGCTAACCTTGTGAACATTGGCAGCTGCGAACACTACGGCATGACCGATTTGGAATGGGATCCTTCTGGACGTTTTGTGGTGACTTCGTCCTCGTTCTGGAGACATGCCATTGAGAACGGATACAAGATGTGGGATTTCAGAGGCAGTCTTGTGCGTGAAGAGGCCATTGAGAAGTTCAAGTCGTTCTTATGGAGACCGCGACCCGCCTCGATCCTGCCCAaggagaaaagaaagcAAGTCAACAAGAACCTCAAGTCATACAGTAGAAGATTCGACGAGGAAGACGCCATGGAGGAGTCTGAAGCCAGCAGGCAGCTCATCCTCAAGCGTCGTGAAGCCCTTGCCGAATGGAGAGAATGGCGTGCCGAGATGGAAGCCCACCTCCACGAGCTGGGCCTCACTCCCGAATCCGACCTCATTGCCGCAGCCGACggcgacgacgacgaggtCATCGAGGAGATCCGCGAAGAGATCCTCgaggaaaaagaagaagaaatcgagtAA